A window of the Isosphaera pallida ATCC 43644 genome harbors these coding sequences:
- a CDS encoding heavy metal-binding domain-containing protein, with amino-acid sequence MLMSTTHQIEGRRIRSYLGVVNAEAIMGANLFKDLFASFRDLVGGRSGSYEKVFRDARQQAFAELEQAAAELGGNAIVGVMVSYQTLGAQGGILMVAVSGTAVVLD; translated from the coding sequence ATGTTGATGAGCACCACCCATCAGATCGAGGGCCGACGCATTCGGAGCTATCTGGGTGTGGTCAACGCCGAGGCGATTATGGGGGCAAATCTCTTCAAAGACCTTTTCGCCAGCTTCCGCGACCTGGTTGGTGGGCGTTCTGGCTCCTATGAAAAAGTGTTCCGCGATGCGCGCCAACAAGCATTCGCGGAACTGGAACAGGCGGCCGCCGAATTGGGTGGTAACGCCATTGTCGGCGTCATGGTCTCCTACCAGACTCTGGGTGCTCAGGGCGGTATCCTCATGGTCGCAGTGTCCGGTACTGCTGTGGTGCTGGACTAA
- a CDS encoding TerC family protein has product MDVFAAVAPTAAIESIADFTVTHWLAVFGAIGSLIILEGLLSADNALVLAILVRHLPKHQRTKALRYGIIGAFGFRFIAVALAAYLVKYWFVVLIGGCYLLYLMGHHFLRRGHDEEGTETDIEVEEAQTYARKNQARGFWGTVVAVELADIAFSVDSILAALGVAAGLPRYIQNVELGPFQLWFWVVFLGGVLGIVTMRLVAGYFILLLERFSTLAEAAYLLVGWIGLKLVGVSLRMMFHPPRNPRTGVVSEPAAWTQSVPQILRDFPWEMNPAVFWSGMSSIVIGAFVLGIVRNRRLARLEAAKKVLQEIETEATPIPEPIGVAGAALPRSDTPDKLG; this is encoded by the coding sequence GTGGACGTGTTCGCGGCGGTCGCCCCGACGGCGGCCATCGAGTCAATTGCCGATTTCACCGTCACCCATTGGCTGGCGGTCTTCGGCGCAATTGGTTCCCTTATCATCCTGGAAGGACTTCTTAGCGCCGACAATGCATTGGTGCTGGCCATTCTGGTTCGCCACCTCCCCAAACATCAACGCACCAAGGCGTTGCGCTACGGGATCATCGGCGCGTTCGGATTTCGGTTCATTGCTGTAGCGCTGGCGGCCTACCTAGTCAAATATTGGTTCGTCGTTTTGATAGGTGGATGTTATCTGCTTTATTTGATGGGGCACCATTTTCTTCGTCGTGGGCATGACGAGGAGGGAACAGAAACCGACATCGAAGTGGAGGAGGCCCAAACCTACGCTCGTAAAAACCAGGCGCGGGGGTTCTGGGGCACCGTGGTGGCGGTCGAACTCGCCGACATCGCCTTTTCGGTCGATTCCATCCTTGCCGCTCTTGGAGTGGCTGCCGGCCTGCCGCGCTACATTCAAAATGTGGAACTTGGACCATTCCAGCTTTGGTTTTGGGTGGTCTTTCTAGGTGGGGTGCTTGGCATCGTCACCATGCGGTTGGTGGCGGGCTACTTCATCCTCCTGTTGGAACGATTCTCGACCCTGGCGGAGGCGGCTTACCTTCTGGTGGGCTGGATCGGTCTGAAGCTGGTGGGGGTTTCGCTTCGCATGATGTTCCATCCGCCACGCAATCCACGCACCGGCGTCGTGAGCGAGCCGGCGGCCTGGACCCAATCCGTCCCCCAGATCCTCCGTGACTTCCCCTGGGAGATGAATCCGGCCGTGTTCTGGTCCGGGATGAGTTCCATCGTCATTGGCGCGTTCGTGTTGGGAATCGTTCGCAATCGCCGCCTGGCCCGTCTGGAAGCCGCCAAGAAGGTCCTTCAAGAGATTGAAACCGAAGCAACTCCCATCCCCGAACCGATCGGCGTCGCGGGCGCAGCGTTGCCAAGAAGCGACACTCCAGACAAACTCGGTTGA
- a CDS encoding redox-sensing transcriptional repressor Rex, translating into MSPSGVVKRVAPSSGTPASETARTIAPRAVVARAGLYLRQLDAFKGQGVHTVSSRQLGEALNLGDAQVRKDLAWFGQFGHPGVGYDVIDLAESLRAALGLDRVWPVALVGVGNLGRALLRDRGFSQRGFQVECVFDKDPRLVGQRCEGFLVEPVERLAELLAARRIVLVVLCVPADQAQAVAHRAVEGGAKGILNFAPVALSLPPGVDVVPVDLSIHLERLAYHAHHAGR; encoded by the coding sequence GTGTCGCCTTCTGGCGTGGTCAAGCGGGTCGCCCCGTCATCGGGTACTCCCGCGTCAGAGACAGCCCGGACCATCGCACCTCGCGCCGTGGTGGCCCGCGCGGGATTATATCTGCGTCAGTTGGACGCCTTCAAAGGGCAAGGTGTCCATACGGTTTCCAGCCGTCAACTGGGCGAGGCGCTGAACCTGGGGGACGCTCAGGTGCGCAAGGACCTGGCCTGGTTCGGCCAGTTTGGTCATCCCGGCGTCGGCTACGACGTGATTGATCTAGCGGAGTCGCTTCGGGCCGCGCTGGGGCTAGATCGGGTCTGGCCGGTGGCCTTGGTAGGGGTGGGCAATCTGGGCCGGGCGCTGTTGCGTGATCGTGGCTTCTCCCAGCGCGGTTTCCAAGTGGAATGCGTCTTCGACAAGGATCCTCGCCTGGTCGGTCAGCGTTGCGAGGGGTTTTTGGTCGAGCCGGTCGAGCGTCTGGCCGAGTTGCTCGCCGCTCGGCGGATCGTGTTGGTGGTGCTTTGCGTGCCAGCCGATCAGGCTCAAGCGGTGGCCCATCGGGCTGTCGAGGGGGGAGCCAAGGGCATCCTCAACTTCGCGCCGGTGGCCCTCAGTTTACCTCCAGGGGTCGATGTGGTGCCAGTTGATTTGAGCATCCATTTGGAACGTTTGGCCTATCACGCCCATCACGCAGGCCGTTGA
- a CDS encoding APC family permease codes for MTRSEPDSPSSWPAPAPPDERDATEGREFGAMSAAFFIAASMVGVGILTTSGYTIASVGSNQVMLWLWIVGGVAMLCGALTHAELAAAMPRIGGDYVFVREAYGRLAGFLAGWITALIGFGAPIAVTARTSASYWLTGGGLVAPEALTKEYWWAERALATGLILGLAGFHLLGRRGSARLQGLTTLATLGALVAMVVFGLISPQADWSHLDDLPDQLTGSVWSAMLISLLYINYGYAGWNSAGYLAGEVKNPGRNLPRAIVLGNLAVLSLYVAVNLVYIVAFSAEEIQTLASSNPNAVKNIAELAVARLIGPPVSTWFALFVAVLLLSMLSAFLVTGPRVIVAMAREGMFPRFAARVSQHGAPVPATLCLALFAVALNWIPRFASVLEYASLGLALASLSSVSAIYVLRRTRPHLPRPYRTWGYPVTPAVFLIVTAALAIAAVRDRPEVAFWTLATLLAGTVAFVFVNR; via the coding sequence ATGACTCGATCCGAACCCGACTCGCCCTCCTCATGGCCCGCTCCCGCCCCACCCGACGAAAGGGACGCGACCGAGGGCCGGGAATTCGGCGCGATGAGCGCTGCTTTTTTCATCGCCGCCAGCATGGTGGGGGTCGGGATTCTAACCACCTCGGGTTACACGATCGCCTCGGTCGGCAGCAATCAGGTGATGCTCTGGCTTTGGATTGTGGGCGGGGTGGCGATGCTCTGCGGTGCGCTGACCCACGCCGAGTTGGCCGCCGCGATGCCACGTATTGGCGGGGATTACGTTTTCGTGCGCGAGGCGTATGGCCGCTTGGCGGGCTTCCTGGCCGGTTGGATCACCGCCCTCATCGGTTTTGGTGCGCCGATTGCTGTGACCGCCCGAACCAGCGCAAGCTACTGGTTGACCGGCGGCGGACTGGTCGCGCCCGAGGCGCTGACCAAGGAGTACTGGTGGGCCGAGCGGGCCCTGGCCACCGGACTGATCCTCGGCCTGGCTGGTTTTCATTTGCTGGGGCGTCGTGGTTCAGCGCGCCTTCAGGGACTCACCACCCTGGCCACCTTGGGGGCGTTGGTGGCAATGGTCGTCTTCGGCCTCATTTCGCCCCAAGCCGATTGGTCCCATCTGGACGATCTCCCTGACCAGCTCACTGGGTCGGTGTGGAGCGCTATGTTGATCTCACTCCTGTACATCAACTATGGATACGCGGGCTGGAACAGTGCCGGTTACCTGGCTGGGGAGGTCAAGAATCCCGGACGCAACCTCCCCCGCGCGATCGTGTTGGGCAATCTGGCGGTGTTGAGCCTCTATGTGGCCGTCAATCTAGTTTATATTGTCGCCTTCTCGGCGGAAGAGATTCAAACCTTGGCGTCCTCTAATCCCAACGCGGTCAAAAACATCGCCGAGTTGGCGGTTGCTCGCTTGATCGGTCCGCCGGTCTCGACCTGGTTCGCGCTGTTCGTGGCGGTGTTGTTGCTGTCGATGCTCAGCGCCTTTCTCGTGACGGGTCCGCGGGTGATCGTGGCGATGGCCCGCGAGGGGATGTTTCCCCGGTTCGCCGCCCGGGTCTCGCAACACGGCGCGCCGGTTCCTGCAACGTTGTGCCTGGCGTTGTTCGCAGTGGCCCTCAACTGGATTCCCCGCTTCGCCTCCGTGCTGGAATACGCTTCGCTCGGTCTGGCACTAGCCTCGCTGTCGTCCGTCTCGGCGATTTATGTGTTGCGGAGGACTCGCCCCCACCTGCCCCGTCCCTATCGGACTTGGGGCTACCCGGTCACCCCGGCGGTCTTCCTAATTGTGACGGCCGCTTTGGCCATCGCCGCGGTGCGGGACCGGCCCGAGGTCGCGTTCTGGACCTTGGCGACCCTCCTGGCCGGAACCGTCGCCTTCGTGTTCGTGAACCGATGA
- a CDS encoding HEAT repeat domain-containing protein: protein MKRLASVSVSLVLLRITLANQRRIARTICLGFGVWTMLWGLLVPPDLTCPAMAQGVRGTDSEVRLQGPRGRTLERSGSTLAGPGVLAREFESNRPAGTRQRALEIQRGPGGLDRSLTIQRPLGGVTRSLEIDRGPGGVQRSLNVEREFHGPRVQSGVALSRSAVGVVPPRMVPPVVISPRSPGATNAELGLALGLGLMGGLLADSLFSPPPPPPPPLVAVPVVPGPPVVAVPEAAPLSPKERAQARLEWALDRVFTGGPTERRDAALALGRSGDPRVVPALIDVMKNDKKSDVRQAAARALGQTGDPRALRPLELTAQYDPSQEVRQVAATVRAHFALREPEVQPASVPPPRVPRTNSNASVDQPNTTATPALRPPAVSPGPVDVPPPPDFENDADSLRSNGSSAPELVGPRSS from the coding sequence ATGAAACGCCTCGCCTCTGTTTCCGTTTCGTTGGTGTTGCTGCGCATCACTTTGGCCAATCAGCGGCGAATCGCCAGAACCATCTGTCTCGGCTTTGGCGTTTGGACCATGCTCTGGGGCCTGCTCGTCCCGCCGGATTTGACGTGCCCGGCGATGGCTCAAGGCGTTCGGGGCACCGATTCGGAGGTTCGCCTCCAGGGACCGCGCGGACGAACCTTGGAGCGTTCCGGTTCCACCTTGGCCGGACCGGGGGTCCTGGCACGCGAATTCGAATCCAATCGTCCCGCGGGAACGCGACAGCGGGCGCTCGAAATCCAGCGCGGTCCCGGAGGTTTGGATCGCTCACTGACCATCCAGCGGCCTTTGGGCGGCGTCACCCGGTCGTTGGAGATCGACCGGGGGCCCGGGGGTGTCCAGCGCTCGTTGAATGTGGAGCGTGAGTTTCATGGTCCGCGGGTCCAATCCGGAGTGGCCTTGAGTCGGTCGGCGGTCGGGGTTGTGCCGCCGCGCATGGTGCCGCCCGTGGTGATTTCGCCCCGTTCGCCAGGCGCGACCAACGCTGAACTTGGTCTGGCATTGGGTCTGGGGTTGATGGGTGGGTTGTTGGCCGATTCGCTCTTCTCCCCCCCTCCGCCGCCGCCTCCGCCCCTGGTGGCGGTCCCTGTGGTGCCCGGCCCTCCCGTGGTGGCTGTTCCGGAAGCTGCCCCGCTTTCGCCCAAGGAACGGGCCCAAGCGCGTCTGGAATGGGCGTTAGATCGGGTGTTCACCGGCGGCCCCACCGAGCGCCGCGATGCAGCGCTGGCTTTGGGACGCTCGGGCGATCCCCGCGTGGTCCCCGCGTTGATCGACGTGATGAAGAACGACAAAAAGAGCGACGTTCGCCAGGCTGCGGCCCGGGCGTTGGGGCAAACCGGCGACCCACGCGCCTTGCGTCCTCTGGAATTGACCGCACAATACGACCCGAGCCAAGAGGTGCGTCAGGTCGCCGCCACGGTTCGGGCCCACTTCGCGTTACGCGAACCGGAGGTTCAACCGGCTAGCGTGCCGCCGCCCCGGGTGCCCCGGACCAATTCCAATGCCTCGGTGGATCAACCCAACACGACTGCCACTCCCGCGTTGCGTCCGCCCGCGGTGTCGCCTGGCCCAGTGGACGTTCCCCCGCCCCCCGATTTCGAGAACGACGCCGACTCTCTGCGTTCCAACGGTTCGTCCGCTCCCGAACTGGTCGGACCTCGTTCCAGCTGA
- a CDS encoding protein kinase domain-containing protein, which produces MTAPPLPPSSKPLAQPSEATSPSNAVVTSPATLEVVQSSPWTMAATLEPARERDATARMLEETVPHVRVDGSASEADAVTASVPPTLGLGNRDVEVASGTAVSSQPSFSASSGPLVIACGGDEFEGRDLGPYHLIRRVGEGTMGRVYEAQHRGLARLCAIKIMNPDLARRQPWLVENFYEEARAAARLDHPHVVAVRNLGCERGVHFLELEYVPGGESLKQRVVVHGPQPPAKVACWGRQIALALAAAHRQGLVHRDVKPANVLVTPDEQVKLADFGLVRPLVKTEAPSAAGPVSARAVKRSTPGDVVRGGVGWTSPTAAARAARHHAVAGTPMFMAPELFRGKPATPASDAYALGVTLFYLATARLPFTASSVNRLIKLHLQAEPPDPRDLIPEINDDLAEVILHCLAKKPRHRIHDLQQLAERLQAIFFQYRDIHELVLQALEGMEGVVVQGGQGRYRLICPVPDDRIQEVYVETGHDAQGEPTLSVYSLCAPADPDHYGYALRLNAELSHGAISVRRVGGESMFVMARNHPLTRVAAADVAASIREIAHHADQVEARFSRMDLF; this is translated from the coding sequence ATGACCGCCCCACCCCTTCCCCCTTCCTCCAAACCGCTCGCCCAACCCTCGGAGGCCACGTCGCCGTCCAACGCGGTGGTGACCAGTCCTGCAACGTTGGAGGTCGTTCAATCATCTCCCTGGACGATGGCGGCAACGCTCGAACCAGCACGTGAGCGTGACGCGACGGCGCGGATGTTGGAGGAGACGGTTCCGCATGTCCGTGTAGATGGTTCCGCCAGCGAGGCGGACGCGGTGACCGCGTCGGTCCCGCCCACGCTTGGCCTCGGAAATCGCGACGTGGAGGTCGCTTCCGGGACGGCGGTCTCCTCGCAACCATCCTTTTCCGCGTCGAGCGGACCGCTGGTCATCGCGTGCGGTGGCGACGAGTTTGAAGGCCGGGACTTGGGCCCCTACCACCTGATTCGTCGGGTGGGCGAAGGGACTATGGGACGGGTGTATGAGGCTCAACACCGCGGTCTGGCCCGTCTCTGCGCAATCAAGATCATGAATCCCGACCTCGCCCGTCGTCAGCCGTGGTTGGTGGAGAACTTCTATGAGGAAGCGCGGGCGGCGGCGCGGTTGGATCATCCCCACGTGGTGGCGGTCCGCAACCTGGGCTGCGAGCGCGGGGTGCATTTCCTCGAACTCGAATACGTGCCCGGCGGCGAAAGCCTCAAGCAGCGGGTCGTGGTCCACGGTCCGCAACCACCGGCCAAGGTGGCCTGTTGGGGGCGTCAGATCGCCCTCGCGCTGGCCGCGGCGCACCGTCAAGGCTTGGTTCACCGCGACGTCAAACCAGCCAACGTGCTGGTGACGCCCGACGAGCAGGTCAAGCTCGCCGACTTCGGCCTGGTTCGTCCCCTGGTCAAGACCGAAGCCCCATCCGCCGCCGGTCCGGTTAGCGCGAGGGCGGTGAAGAGATCGACTCCCGGCGACGTGGTTCGAGGCGGTGTCGGTTGGACCTCACCAACGGCCGCGGCCCGTGCGGCACGCCATCACGCGGTGGCGGGCACACCTATGTTCATGGCTCCCGAATTGTTCCGGGGCAAGCCGGCCACGCCCGCCTCCGACGCCTACGCGCTGGGGGTGACCCTGTTTTATCTGGCGACCGCCCGGTTGCCATTCACCGCCTCCTCGGTCAACCGTCTCATCAAGTTGCACCTTCAGGCCGAGCCACCCGACCCGCGCGACCTCATCCCCGAGATCAACGACGATCTGGCCGAGGTGATTCTGCACTGTCTGGCCAAGAAGCCCCGCCATCGGATTCATGACCTCCAACAGTTGGCCGAGCGTCTCCAGGCGATCTTTTTCCAGTATCGGGACATTCATGAACTTGTTCTGCAGGCGCTCGAAGGCATGGAGGGGGTCGTGGTCCAGGGGGGCCAGGGCCGTTATCGTCTGATCTGCCCAGTCCCCGACGACCGGATTCAAGAGGTGTACGTCGAGACCGGACATGACGCCCAAGGCGAACCAACCCTATCGGTTTACTCGCTCTGCGCGCCAGCCGACCCCGATCATTATGGCTATGCGTTGAGGCTCAACGCCGAGTTGTCCCATGGAGCGATCTCGGTGCGCCGAGTCGGTGGCGAATCGATGTTTGTTATGGCGCGCAATCATCCGTTGACGCGCGTGGCCGCCGCCGACGTGGCCGCCTCGATCCGCGAGATCGCTCATCACGCCGACCAGGTTGAGGCCCGTTTCTCCCGCATGGACCTCTTCTAA
- a CDS encoding oxidoreductase, which produces MARFFKYKTPEALSEDARNRGLEIRIQNDFEPLTRPVQVGNRIVGNRLAIQPMEGCDGDLDGRAGPLTLRRYQRFGSGGAKLIWVEACAVVPEGRANPRQLMISPAHVESLRAILDTIRQAHREAFGRDDDLLVGLQLTHSGRYSYKKPILAQHHPLLDARTYLDKATGRLVRPSDPLISDEELDRLQLHYTTAALLAYRIGFDFVDLKQCHGYLLNELLGARGRPGKYGGTFFNRTRFIRDVVMRIRREKPDALIATRLNLSDGLPYRHGGPDDQGIPEDYQSPYLCAWGVDESNPLKMDFDEPLELIAQLRELGVGLVNVTLGNPYANPHWGRPFEFPPTDGYESPEHPLEGVARHLVAAATVQRAFPDLALVGTGYSWLQEFAFHVGAAQVAAGDVTFMGYGRGALAQPDFAARILAGKPLERKRICRTFSYCTGLMRSKNNQYGQFPSGCPPFDKEVYGPIWDQAEFNPDRNRRTERPATVAAP; this is translated from the coding sequence TTGGCTCGGTTTTTCAAATACAAAACACCGGAGGCGCTCAGTGAGGACGCCCGCAACCGCGGGCTGGAGATCCGCATACAAAACGACTTTGAACCCCTCACCCGACCAGTCCAGGTAGGCAACCGCATCGTGGGCAACCGTCTGGCAATCCAACCTATGGAAGGGTGCGACGGCGACCTCGACGGCCGAGCCGGCCCCTTGACGCTGCGACGCTACCAACGCTTTGGCTCCGGGGGGGCGAAGCTGATCTGGGTTGAAGCCTGTGCGGTGGTGCCGGAAGGCCGGGCTAACCCCCGCCAACTGATGATCTCTCCCGCCCATGTCGAGAGCCTGCGCGCAATCCTCGACACAATCCGTCAAGCCCATCGTGAAGCGTTTGGCCGTGACGACGACCTGCTAGTGGGTCTGCAACTGACCCACTCGGGCCGCTACAGCTACAAAAAGCCAATCCTGGCCCAACATCATCCTCTGCTGGACGCGCGAACCTACCTAGACAAAGCGACCGGGCGGTTGGTGCGTCCCAGCGACCCCCTCATCAGTGACGAGGAGTTGGACCGCCTCCAGCTTCACTATACTACCGCCGCCCTGCTGGCCTACCGGATCGGCTTCGACTTCGTTGATCTCAAGCAGTGCCACGGCTATTTGCTCAACGAGTTGCTGGGCGCGCGGGGACGCCCCGGCAAATACGGCGGTACCTTCTTCAACCGAACCCGGTTCATTCGCGACGTGGTCATGCGCATCCGCCGCGAGAAGCCCGACGCTTTGATCGCCACCCGCTTGAACCTTTCTGACGGCCTGCCTTATCGCCACGGCGGGCCCGACGATCAGGGCATTCCCGAAGATTATCAAAGCCCCTACCTCTGTGCCTGGGGAGTGGACGAATCCAACCCGCTCAAGATGGATTTTGACGAACCACTGGAATTGATTGCGCAACTTCGGGAGTTGGGGGTCGGGTTGGTCAATGTGACCCTGGGCAACCCCTACGCCAACCCGCACTGGGGACGCCCCTTCGAGTTCCCGCCAACCGACGGCTACGAGTCGCCCGAACACCCTTTGGAAGGGGTGGCGCGGCATCTGGTGGCCGCCGCGACAGTGCAACGAGCCTTCCCCGACCTGGCGTTGGTGGGCACCGGTTACAGCTGGCTCCAGGAGTTTGCCTTCCACGTCGGCGCGGCCCAAGTGGCCGCGGGCGACGTGACCTTCATGGGCTATGGCCGAGGAGCGCTCGCCCAACCCGACTTCGCCGCCCGAATCCTGGCCGGCAAACCGCTAGAACGGAAGCGAATCTGTCGCACCTTCAGTTATTGCACCGGATTGATGCGATCCAAGAACAATCAATACGGTCAGTTTCCCTCGGGCTGTCCTCCCTTCGACAAGGAGGTGTACGGACCGATCTGGGATCAGGCCGAATTCAACCCCGACCGCAATCGCCGAACCGAACGCCCAGCCACCGTTGCCGCCCCCTGA
- a CDS encoding amino acid ABC transporter ATP-binding protein: MIHTRELVKRHGKTTILKGIDLTIERGEVAVLIGPSGSGKSTLLRCLNGLEEFHGGCVTVDDLTVTAHCSTSRKAALHHQIRLKLGMVFQAFHLFPHLTVMENVIEAPRTVLGLSREEAEARAKPLLDRVGMLGHAHKRPSSLSGGQQQRVAIARALAMKPEAILFDEPTSALDPKMTAEVLSVMADLARDGLTMVIVTHAMEFARHAATTVHVLDSGRLIESAPPDRLFNDPRQNITRELLAKVRAA; encoded by the coding sequence ATGATCCACACGCGCGAACTGGTCAAGCGTCACGGCAAGACGACGATTCTCAAGGGGATCGATCTAACGATCGAACGGGGGGAGGTCGCGGTGCTGATCGGTCCCTCTGGCAGTGGCAAATCTACCCTGCTGCGCTGTCTCAACGGCCTGGAGGAGTTCCACGGCGGTTGTGTCACGGTGGACGATCTGACTGTCACCGCCCATTGCTCGACCTCGCGCAAGGCAGCGCTCCATCACCAGATCCGGCTTAAGCTGGGCATGGTCTTTCAAGCGTTCCATCTGTTTCCTCACCTCACGGTGATGGAAAATGTGATCGAAGCGCCTCGGACGGTACTGGGTCTGTCGCGTGAGGAGGCCGAAGCACGGGCCAAGCCGCTTCTGGATCGGGTGGGGATGCTCGGCCACGCCCACAAACGGCCCTCGTCCCTCTCGGGTGGCCAGCAACAGCGGGTCGCCATCGCCCGTGCCTTGGCGATGAAGCCCGAGGCGATCCTGTTCGACGAGCCAACTAGCGCGCTCGATCCCAAAATGACCGCCGAGGTGCTGTCGGTCATGGCCGACCTGGCGCGCGACGGCCTGACCATGGTGATTGTCACCCACGCGATGGAGTTCGCCCGCCACGCCGCGACAACGGTTCACGTGTTGGATTCAGGGCGTCTCATCGAATCGGCTCCGCCCGACCGCCTCTTCAACGACCCCCGCCAAAACATCACCCGCGAACTTCTGGCTAAGGTCCGCGCTGCTTGA
- a CDS encoding ABC transporter substrate-binding protein/permease (The N-terminal region of this protein, as described by TIGR01726, is a three transmembrane segment that identifies a subfamily of ABC transporter permease subunits, which specificities that include histidine, arginine, glutamine, glutamate, L-cystine (sic), the opines (in Agrobacterium) octopine and nopaline, etc.): MEHCDDVASSSSDEPSPPLSKWLKNTNTACHPFRAARRNDETTPWLVRTVLALLIAGCGTIMPAQGQPGGPAWPRVSESGVLRFGSDEEGGAPFLFRDDNEQLVGFELDLLTAVGRELGGITPEFRQGGWDTLLQLLERGDVDVVVNGYEKTPSRESRYLSTRPYYVYQLQLLALKGGIVRSWADLKFAKPDGGRWRVGVLGGSGAEQYARANSDPSLVEVVYFEGTTNALMATVNGQVDCTLQDLAPSRFYLGRPEYQKLAAAGPPEGCGYYVMYVRADDIELRDRLDQAIGKLIASGELRKIYETWNVWNEAQETLATFEATSVEQVRPKRGLDFGRLIVYGPTLIAAAGMTIFLACAAMPLAILAGMVIALGRVYGPKPLDWLLRGYVEVIRGTPLMLQLFFLFYLMPELGVYLPAIAAGVLGLAINYSAYEAEIYRAGLQAIPRGQLEAARALGMTLFQAIRRVVLPQTVRIVVPPVTNDFIAMFKDTSVCSVITLVELTKQYSILSNTQGGVVEFGLAAGAIYLAMSLPLAWFSTWFERRLDGHKPDDDEPDSTTPPANVNTRDHDQNDLRS; the protein is encoded by the coding sequence ATGGAGCATTGCGACGACGTCGCGTCGTCGTCTTCGGACGAACCCTCCCCCCCCTTGTCCAAGTGGTTGAAGAACACGAACACGGCCTGTCACCCGTTCCGCGCGGCACGGCGGAACGACGAGACAACCCCGTGGCTGGTGCGCACGGTCCTCGCGCTGCTGATCGCTGGTTGCGGAACCATCATGCCCGCCCAGGGTCAACCCGGCGGCCCGGCCTGGCCCCGCGTGAGCGAGTCAGGCGTGCTGCGGTTTGGCTCCGACGAGGAAGGTGGCGCACCGTTTTTGTTCCGCGACGACAACGAGCAGCTCGTCGGCTTTGAACTCGATCTGCTAACGGCGGTGGGCCGAGAACTGGGCGGAATCACTCCGGAGTTCCGTCAAGGCGGTTGGGACACGCTGCTGCAACTCCTTGAGCGTGGTGACGTAGATGTTGTTGTCAATGGATATGAGAAAACGCCAAGCCGAGAATCGCGTTATCTCTCGACCCGTCCTTACTATGTCTATCAGCTTCAGCTGCTGGCACTCAAAGGGGGGATCGTCCGTTCCTGGGCCGACCTGAAGTTCGCCAAGCCGGACGGGGGCCGCTGGCGGGTCGGGGTGTTGGGTGGGTCGGGAGCCGAACAGTACGCTCGGGCGAATTCTGACCCTTCGCTGGTGGAGGTGGTTTATTTCGAGGGGACCACCAACGCCCTAATGGCCACCGTCAACGGTCAGGTCGATTGCACGCTGCAGGACCTTGCCCCTAGCCGCTTCTACCTGGGTCGTCCCGAATATCAAAAGCTCGCTGCCGCCGGACCACCGGAGGGGTGCGGCTATTATGTCATGTATGTCCGTGCAGATGACATCGAATTGCGCGACCGGTTGGACCAGGCAATCGGCAAGCTCATCGCCTCGGGCGAGCTGCGCAAGATCTATGAAACGTGGAACGTTTGGAACGAGGCCCAGGAAACTCTGGCGACCTTTGAGGCAACCAGCGTTGAACAGGTTCGACCCAAACGGGGCCTCGACTTTGGACGCCTGATCGTCTACGGCCCTACCCTGATTGCTGCCGCCGGAATGACCATCTTCCTCGCCTGCGCCGCGATGCCCTTGGCGATTCTGGCCGGGATGGTAATCGCCCTGGGACGGGTGTACGGCCCCAAGCCACTGGACTGGCTATTGAGGGGCTACGTCGAGGTCATTCGGGGCACGCCGTTGATGCTCCAGCTGTTCTTCCTCTTTTACCTCATGCCTGAGTTGGGGGTCTACCTGCCAGCGATCGCCGCGGGGGTGTTGGGGCTGGCGATCAACTATTCGGCCTACGAGGCCGAAATTTACCGCGCTGGGCTGCAAGCGATCCCGCGCGGTCAACTCGAAGCGGCGCGGGCGTTGGGGATGACCTTGTTTCAGGCGATTCGCCGGGTGGTGCTGCCGCAAACCGTCCGCATCGTGGTGCCGCCAGTGACCAACGACTTCATCGCCATGTTCAAGGACACCTCGGTCTGTTCGGTCATCACCCTCGTCGAATTGACCAAGCAGTATTCGATCCTCTCCAACACCCAGGGCGGCGTCGTCGAGTTCGGTCTGGCCGCTGGCGCGATTTATCTAGCAATGAGTCTGCCTTTGGCCTGGTTCTCCACCTGGTTTGAGCGACGGTTGGATGGTCATAAACCCGACGATGACGAACCCGACTCGACCACGCCACCCGCCAACGTCAACACCCGCGATCACGACCAAAACGACCTGCGTTCGTAA